In Camelina sativa cultivar DH55 chromosome 13, Cs, whole genome shotgun sequence, the genomic window AGGATAATTATTTTACGTTACACGATCGTGATGGAAAGGTTTTGGTAAAGGCAAACAGATCGCAGAACAGGTTGTACAAGGTTCGTATGGAAGCTGAAGATAAGTGTCTGCAAGAAACAGAAACGGATAGTTCTACAAGGTGGCATGAGAGACTGGGTCATATCAATCACAGGTCGATGGAGTCTATGGTACGAAGGGAGCTGGTCATTGGGTTGCCAAACCTGAACTTTATCAAGGAGACTTGCGCATCATGTTTGTTTGGTAAACAAACGAGAAATTTTTTTCCTAATGCAACTGGATTCCGAGCTATAAAACCTCTTGATTCGATTCATGGAGATCTCTATGGTCCCATCTCACCTGCAACAGCCGCACAAAACAAGTATATTTTTGTGCTCATAGATGACCATTCTCGATACATGTGGTCTATGCTCTTGAAGGATAAAAGTGATGTTTTCACTGTGTTTAAAGGGTTCAAAGCTCTTGCTGATAAGGAAGTTGGAACAACCATCAAGATGTTTAGAACCGATAGAGGAGGTGAATTTGTTAATTCTGAGTTCATAAAGTTTTGTGCAGAATTAGGGATTCAAAGACAATTGACAGCTCCTTATTCACCACAACAGAATGCTGTGGtggaaagaagaaacagaactcTTCTTGAGATGGCTAGGATCATATTAAAGCATATGGATGTTCCCAATTATTTTTGGGAGAGGCAGTGAGGCATTCTACTTATCTGATCAACAGGGTTGCCACTACATCATTGTGTGATAAGACATCGTATGAAATGCTTAAGGGAAGGAAACCAAACATAGAACATCTGCGTGTGTTTGGCTGCATCGGTTTCGCCAGGGTGGAGTCTCAACATCTTAGGAAGTTGGATGATAGATCTCGTGCATTGGTGCACCTTGGAAGCAAAGCATACCGGCTCTTAAATCCTTCAACACAGAAGATAATAGTAAGTCGAGATGTGGTCTTTGACGAGGAGAAAAGTGGAACTGGAATGGTTCACGTGTTGAAAGAGAGGTTCCAGGTTCCTTTACTGTAAGCCTTGGAAACTACGGTAATAATGGTTCAAAAGAAGCTGTTGCAGGGGAAACAGAGGAAGTTTATGATTCAAAGAATGCTGTCGAGGTATTAGTAGAACAAGAGATGGTTGCAGTTCAACCAGAACTGCAAAGATCTACTCGACCAAGCGTGAAACCAAGTTACTTAAATGACTATGTTCTTCTAgctaaggaagaaggagagtTATTTTTGATGTCCTTAAATGATGAGCCAAGGAACTATGAAGAGGCAAAAGAATTAGAAGTATGGAGAGTGGCATGCATTGAAGAACTGAGCTCTATCGAGAAAAACAAGACTTGGAACCTGGTTGAGTTGCCGACTGGTGTTAAACCAACTGGTTTAAAATGGGTGTTCAAGATCAAACGTAACTCTGATGGCAGTGTTAACAAGTACAAGGCCTTTTATCTTTCAGAGAATGTTGTCGAGGTGCACCATCTTGATGTGAAGACTGCCTTCTTGCATGGAGAGCTTAGGGAAGAAGTCTATGTTAAACAGCCAGAAGGTTTCATTAAGAGTGGTAGTGAAAGATTGGTGTACAAGCTTAATAAAGCTCTTTATGGACTGCGTCAAGCTCCACGGGCTTGGAATCACAAGCTCAATCAGATTCTGACGGAGTTGGGCTTCATACGTTGTGCTAAGGAACCAGCATTGTATCGTAGACAAGAGAAGGAGCATTTGGTGATCATTGTGGTGTATGTAGACGATCTTCTCGTCACTGGAAGCAGTTTGAACTTGATTTGTGAATTCAAACAGAGAATGTCTTCCAAGTTCGAGATGAGCGATCTTGGTAGATTGACTTACTACCTAGGTATTGAGGTCTTACAAGAGAGCACATGAATTACTCTGAAACAGGAAAGGTACGCAGAGAAAATCCTTGAAGAGACTGGTTTGAGCGAGTGCAATGCTGTGCAGATTTCGATGGATTCAGAGATAAAGCTCTCAAAGGCTTTGGAGGAACAGTCCATCAATGAGAGCGACTATAGGAGATGCCTTGGTTGTCTCAGATATCTGATTCATACCAGACCTGATCTTTCGTTCGCAGTTGGCATTCTGAGTCGTTACATGCACAATCCGGAGAAGAGTCATGGTGTGGCTCTGAAACATGTTTTGAGGTATTTGCAGGGAACTATTTGTTATGGTCTCGTGTTTAAAAGAGGAATCTGTTCGGGTTTGGTTGGATATTGTGACAGTAGTCACAATGTCGATGAGGACGATGGCAGAAGCACTGGTGGCCATATTTTCTATCTCAACGATTGCCCGATTACCTGGTGTTCGCAGAAGCAGGAGACAGTGGCGTTGTCCTCTTGTGAAGCAGAATTTATGGCGGCCACTGAAGCATCTAAGCAGGCCATCTGGCTGCAGGACTTGCTCGATGAAGTGATAGGTGAGGATTCTAAGAAGGTAACGGTTCGAATTGATAACAGGTCTGCTATAGCACCCACCAGGAATCCTGTCTTCCACGGACGTAGCAAGCACATTCACAGGAAGTACCATTTTATACGTGAGTGTGGTGAGAATGAGCAGGTGGAGGTTGAGCATGTTCCGGGAGTTGATCAAAAGGCTGATATCTTAACAAAACCGCTTGCCAGAATTAAATTCAGAGAAATGAGGGACTCAGTGGGTGTTCATGATGTGTCAAAGAAGGAGTTCAAACTTAAGAGGGTGACTGTTGAGGATAAGCTTGAAATAGCTTAAGCTATAAGTCATCCTTATCTCAACCGAGTTATGGTTTCTAAAGAGATTAGGATTAGGACAATTAGAAGTTATCTAATTGCTATGTTCAATAAGGAAATACTATAAggtctctctatatataaggaGTTGTTGGTGTATAACAACACTTGTGAGATTAGAGAGATTAAGGAGActttagttttgaaaaatttctaaaataataaaacgatAGTTATTCGTTAAACTGTgtgtttgattcaatattttctggatgctaaaaatataaaattcaaaagtgACGACAAAATGAAAGTATtcttttagaatatatatatatatatatatatatatatattcttttaagtTAATTAACCAAAACAGGTCATTAAGAAGCAGGTAGCTAATCGTTGCAAAAATTTGCATGCCGTTAACTTTAATTTTGCGTAACTAAAACAGAACAACGAATCTTTTACTCCCACcgatcaccaccaccaccggagTTATGGATTCTCAAGCCCAAGTGTTTAGATCGGAGTTCCTTCGTGTTCTCCACAGTCGACGATCATCCGAAGGTGATTTATTATTAATGTTTCTATTTTAATCTTCCTTTTGATTAATAATCTCTAACTCTTTTATCTCCAGTTCCACTAATAACTAATACTTCAAATCCTGTCGAAAACCCTCTGTTTCAGTCCGATGTTCCATCTACAAAAGTGAGATaatcttcaatcttttttttttctctttttaagttTCATTCTTCTTCGGCGTTTAGGAAGGGACCATATAAAATGCTCTGGTCCCTAGCCTGAGGGGCTCGGAACCtcttaataattcaaaaaaaaaaaaagtttcattcttcttctaatattttgtcttcttcttatcatTACAAAACACAGGCAATAGAGTCTTGTCCAAAAGAAGACATCGGTGACTTGAAAGAGATGCTTAAAGAAGAAAACCTTCATCTCCACACTGAGGTAACTAACATTTGGTattatatattcaaagaaactttatggataatatattttgtgttaagtcttacaaaaaataaaaaattgtattctatTTGTAATGGGGAATATAAAGGATGCAGAGCAAGGGAGGTTGCCTTTGCTTATtttaagcttgaagaagagcaGTGAACAAAGAAGGCCAGCGATTGTGTTTATGCATGGTGGAACCACAAACAAAGAATGGTTGAGGCCATGGCTCGAGGTAAATAATAACATCATacggtattttaaaaaatttcgatTTCTCCAATTAACTAATCAACATTCCTCTATTGATTATACTTTGTCTTTGTTCTGCTTTAGGCCTATGCTTCGAGGGGATATGTAGCCATCGGTTTAGACTCTCGCTACCATGGGGAACGCGCTTACAACTGCAAAACTGCCATGATAGATGTAGACAGTCATTATAAcctatttgattttatttctttttgcttgTCTTTTTTGAATTCTGATGGCCGGTTCTTGGTGTAAATTGTAATGCATTGCAGGCTCTTATATCATCTTGGAAAAATGGAAACACAATGCCTTTTATCTTTgatactgtaaaaaaaaaaacccattgcCTCTTTTTAGCTTTCATTTTCTGGTTTCACTTTTAGAGTATAAAACATCGATCTTACTGCatctatttgatttttatttttattttcttttcttaggtTTGGGATTTGATCAAACTAGCTGAATATCTTACTAAGAGGGATGATATAGACCCAAAAAGGATAGGAATCACTGGCATTTCGCTAGGAGGTTAGCAATAGAACAAATTTGAGTTGCATGATTTGTAGTAATTATAGTactcatatgtatatatatatatatgtacactaattttatttattgggAAACCAATATACAGGGATGCAGGCTTGGTTTGCTGCTGCAGCTGACACCCGCTATTCCGTGGCTGTCCCTTTAATTGGTGTTCAGGTGCAAAAAGTCATCTTTCTTAACCAAAAACCGATAAATAACATAGCAACTATGAGGCGTATTATTGCTTTGTATGATGGTTTCCTAATTCGTATGATGGGCAGGGATTTAGATGGGCAATCGACAATGATGTCAGTCCGGTTTTGAAACCTTTATTTGAAGGTCAGGTTTTGAAAAACTCATTAAAGATTCAATATATGAGAACTAGGTTTTACCCTGTGGTACACCACAcatctattattttattgatataatATTGTAATGGTTTAGAGATGCTTGTAGTCAATGGtgaattacatatatatatatacactgttAACGGCTGTAGGTAGGATTTTGTAGAAATTATTGATTCGCaagttgaataaattttacaatttggttagttatgatttaggaatgaatgatatggcatattcttattatgattctcaactcatattattggattaatagtgtacatttaaagctaataagatcttaccaaatatgtaatcgtttattaaacgcaaattagatatttattaAGATGTagtcatcttgaattagttgttatattatagggatgtgattaagaAGATATGATTACAtaatttgtgttatcaattctttttgtcaaactcggtcCTAGAAATTCAGCATGCacattagatatttcctaagatacaatgaaCATTAATTGACAATAAGTGGCATTAATTGTatgtaaataagtacgctaTGGATTAAACAAACGGCCCAAAATATTTggcaatcttaaggaggatccggatgattgaatcggttataattttagttaaaaatccGACCCAAAATTGGCAAAAAGTGATagcaccctattgtactccaaaaatgtatttcgaACTCTATATGTGGGTATagttgtttggttacaaatatagttagacaattattaaaatatatatccgtttataaaaattttaatcacattatatgctgaaaaaatctaaagttttattaactttttgtattaaatagtaattaaaataatgaaatataagattaaataaaagtgaaaagagaattatattttaatctaacatattgatttaaattaggtagattgattttaggaaattaatatgatcaaataagaaactaaTTGTGTTTAGTTGTAagaattgtagagaatttagttgggacttgtttggatacaaagataaaagaggatgacacaaaaatgtcctcaaaaaatgttaagatagattatAATTCCTTtgcctttattttattttatttatttctatggtTTCAGAAGCAAGGATTGATCTGGGAAAGAATGTAATCGACAAAGAAGTAGTCGACAAGGTAAAGAAGCTTGAAAGTGACTACTAATTCGGACTGCGACTCAAATATAACAGTTGGTAAGTATATGATTGACTTAAAACAGGTGTGGAACAGAATAGCTCCTGGACTAGCTTCAAAGTTTGATTCACCTTACTCATTACCAGTGATTGCTCCACGTCCTCTTTACATACTTAACGGTCAGCACAactgatatatatgtatatgctcATTATTTATCTGACACacttacaagttttttttccgGATTTCAAGTGCAGGCGCAATGGATCCTGGCGCCCCACTTGGCGGACTAGAAGTTCCTTTAAAGAGAGCTGAGAAGGCATATAGGAAAACTGGTTCTCCTGGAAATTTTAAGGTACATATATCATCATTGATCTAATCTATAGTTGTAATTGCAACCACCACATagagaaattaaaacaaacttttGATGTTTCTTGAGAGAAGTTCAAAGCAGAAGATGGAGTTGGACACGAAGTGACGAGTTTTATGATCAAAGAATCATCAGACTGGTTTGACAAATTCCTTAAACAAGGTGATACGACTTGTAAATAAACCGGTTCCGGTTGTaatattggtaaaaaaaaacctgtAAACTAATAAGAAGAAACATTTCCTTGTAAACTTAAATAATGTATTCACTACTTGCAAATCATTATCATTAACGAAATCGAAAGAGAGTCAATACGTTGAGAACTCACTCTATGTACATTGCAGCTGAATGATTttgtataaaagaaaatgtattgTTTTCAATAACTTGCAGACTCATAGATTTTGGAGAAATAAATAAGAGCATCTTTCAGTAACATAGTTACATAGACAAAGCAGTTACACAACTCTGCTGCAAAAGATTTAGTTTTATCAGCTTTGCATTCTATTATTACCTCACTTTTGTAGgatttttttaacttgttgAACCACAGGTTCTGAGGGAAATTTGCCGAGAAGCCAAAGTAAGAGAACACCAACAAGAGCACCCGAGAACTGTGCAATGGGTTTGAGAGTCCGAACAACTATCACTGATGTAAAGCCACCAAATATAGTTTCTAATAGTCCAGTGAACCCTGAGCTGCTTCATATACCTGTAAGAGTCAATGAAGTGATGAAATGGGACTAAAGAAACACATAACTCCCACTAAAAGAAATGGGACTATAACCACAATGATGATGTGTGTAAATGTTGAGCGAGGTTCTTACCCTCTTCAAAACGAACTGAGCCAATATAAGAACTTCAAGGAATTTCCTCCAATCCCAAGACATCTACAAAATCAGGTTTAAAGATGTCCTTCTGATCGATATGATTTAAAAGCATTTTGGAACAAGGAGAGAAGATAACTATAGTACCTTGAGGAAGACACTGATCAGAAATAACCCACAAACAGCTCCCGAGGCTCCAGCAGAAGCTGACTTTGGTGGTAAAACTAACTACGAAACCAGGTTAGCTCCAAGACCAGAAAACAAGTAGGACATCCACAAACCAAAggatcctttttcttcttcaacaatctttCCTGTTATAGAGCCACAGAACGAGTCTCATTATTTATTATCTCTTGCATTCGATAAACTTAGCTTACGAGTAAAATCTTGAACTCTCACCAAAGatgtacaagaaaaaaaaagattgctgGAGAGATGGTTCCtagaattatatatacaaaaaggtCAACATCAAGGaggagagaaataaaaagactaagcaaaaaagaaagtgaagagaGCTCTCTCACCAGTTAGCATGACagaacactacaagaaaacatggaatcgccgactacaaaaacagtcactaTTCAGTCGCAAACTACTTAGTAACGACTGACTGGCGACTGACATGCGTAGTTGGTAAACAGTGCGTCGCTAAAATAATCAGTCGCTAAACAGTCGAAATGGAGCTACTAATTGGCGAATGGTAATTGTGGTCGTTCTTCCCTCGCcaaacagtcgctaaatttagcgactgaattgcAACGCTTTAGCGATTGATCTTGTTACTCATTTGCTTTTTGGTTACTGTTTTGTGTATGTTTCGGTGACTGTTTGACGACTGTTTCAttatcatgttttaaaaaaatgaattatttgattttataataccaaaactgattatgaaaactataacttaaacataacaaacatgaaattaaacaaagacataagtttAATTTTACATCTAACATAAGTTCAAGAAAACATCCAAGAGTACAAGtcgcaaatattacaaaagttttcataaacaTAAGGGAAGGAGGGATAGTGAAGGAACCTAACTTTGAACATCAAAAGGGTTTGggtcattggtttgagactcGAGGAAGAAAGACATACTTGGGGTCACTTCCCGGTAACCAGGAGGAATTGAAAGCTGCAGCACCCTTTTCAATcctatcttcatcatcttcctcgtcACTGCTTGGTGCGATTTTCCCAAAGACGGTTGAGTTCTCTCCCACAATAACACTAGAGAAACCAAACGGATTATTATTAGCAATCAAAagtcataaaaaatatatatacaaaattttgttttggtgttaaGCGCTTCACGCAGAATCATTGCTAATTGCGTTATGAAGACAAAAGCATGCTAATATGATGCAGAGATATATGTGCCGATAAGCTCAATGAAGCAGTTACCAGATATATGTGCcttataaagttttgttttggtccTCATCTACAAAGACACCAAAACGAGACCTGCACCACATTAGCGATTCTAAGAACCATCATTAGTTTTTTAAGTCTGAAATAACAGCCAAAGTTCAAACCATAAATCCCACATGTATCAATCGtaaaatccaagtgaaaaaGCTTCATACCTTGTCAGCAAATCACTAGAATACATGCGTGATTACCAACTTTAGTTCCTTTCCTCATCCTCTTCTACAATTAAAAACCAACCAAaggaaataacaaaacaatcacaaaaagTAAACCTAAATTTCTCATCTTTAAGCGTTAAGAAACTCTATTCATTAAGCTTAATCAAAGCTTGCTTCCTCATTCCCACATCCCTAATCTTCATACTATCTCTACAAACTTTATCACTACGCTTCAAGACAACAAATAGCTCATCTGAAATCTACAAAATCAAGCTCGTAAACAAAAACTTCATCATTAAAGATGGAGATTAAGAGGCGGAGTTGAGGAATTACCATGGCTGCTTCTGGGTTTCtatagaaacaaattttgtgTAGTAGAGATAGCCAAATCTGGAGTTAAGGTGACAAGAAATGGTGGAAGATGTGGAAGCAGAACGGGTTTCAGTTGAATCGAGTGGGTTTGGTGGTAGCTGCGGCGGAGGAAGACgacgagaagagaagagagaggaaatcTGGAGACTGATACCATACCGGAACGTTGCTGTCACAAACTGATACCATACCGGAAAATCACTATACAAATACAAAGATTTGATCCAGCGAACCTATTTTGAATaaagaacatacaaaaaaaaaaaagaatgacacATCTTGAAACATAGCAGCAACCTGATTAAATACAAGCCACAACAAGTTCAAATACCTGATAGAAGTGTTCAGCCATAAATATGGCAAGATTGATAAGTATGATCAAGAATATGCCATTCGCTAGCTTTTGTGGTTTCTGTTTGTCTTGTGTCTTACTCAATACATATTGTGGCGTAATATCTGAAAAAGAATCTTCACCGGGTTCGCTGAAACGAGATCTGACGACGGTGAGAGGACAAGAGACGGTAGATTTAGTTGAgttgagagagagggagaggggaGGGTTGGTTGACGAAAAAGCTGCACCGAAGAGATGTAAGTAGGGTGAAGAAGGGAATCTTGAACGAAGAGAAGAGTGTGGGAGGTAGAGATAGTGACCGTGAAGGTGAAGGTGAAGGTGAAGCTGAGACATTTGAGACACTCAAATCTTTGATTCACCACTCGGACTACTTTGTTCttcaaaaaattacaataatttgtctttttaaagatttgaaatttaaaattcctAGTTGTTCTAAGTTTGAGACCAGTTTAATATAAAGTAAAAGTTAGATCTAAgatcatataaattaaaaataaaaaggtaagaTCTAAGGTTATATAAATCAAAAGTAAGCTCAACAACAACTACACccagttacatatatatagtttcaggGGAAGCTTTAGTGCATCGGCTTGTCAGCCCATATTATTTAGGATGGCATTTCACTACGCAAAGCAAGTATACAGTTAAATCAGGGATTTGGTGCATTTGGAACGTATCACCTGGTACCTCCAAGTACCGTTCAAGGAAAACGTGCAGTATCCGAGAGTGTGATGTTGATAGACTGGTGGCGTATTGAACAGAGTTTCAATGGAAGATAGGTTCATATGAATCATACCTACGGGCCATGATATTCATCTgctaaaacttttgtttttttatgccTGATAATAGGGACAGAGATCCCGGTTTAGTGCCCATTCTTCAGTTTTACAAGGACATATTTTNNNNNNNNNNNNNNNNNNNNNNNNNNNNNNNNNNNNNNNNNNNNNNNNNNNNNNNNNNNNNNNNNNNNNNNNNNNNNNNNNNNNNNNNNNNNNNNNNNNNNNNNNNNNNNNNNNNNNNNNNNNNNNNNNNNNNNNNNNNNNNNNNNNNNNNNNNNNNNNNNNNNNNNNNNNNNNNNNNNNNNNNNNNNNNNNNNNNNNNNNNNNNNNNNNNNNNNNNNNNNNNNNNNNNNNNNNNNNNNNNNNNNNNNNNNNNNNNNNNNNNNNNNNNNNNNNNNNNNNNNNNNNNNNNNNNNNNNNNNNNNNNNNNNNNNNNNNNNNNNNNNNNNNNNNNNNNNNNNNNNNNNNNNNNNNNNNNNNNNNNNNNNNNNAAAGAATCTTCACCGGGTTCGCTGAAACGAGATCTGACGACGGTGAGAGGACAAGAGACGGTAGATTTAGTTGAgttgagagagagggagaggggaGGGTTGGTTGACGAAAAAGCTGCACCGAAGAGATGTAAGTAGGGTGAAGAAGGGAATCTTGAACGAAGAGAAGAGTGTGGGAGGTAGAGATAGTGACCGTGAAGGTGAAGGTGAAGGTGAAGCTGAGACATTTGAGACACTCAAATCTTTGATTCACCACTCGGACTACTTTGTTCttcaaaaaattacaataatttgtctttttaaagatttgaaatttaaaattcctAGTTGTTCTAAGTTTGAGACcagtttaatataaattaaaagttaGATCTAAgatcatataaattaaaaataaaaaggtaagaTCTAAGGTTATATAAATCAAAAGTAAGCTCAACAACAACTACACccagttacatatatatagtttcaggGGAAGCTTTAGTGCATCGGCTTGTCAGCCCATATTATTTAGGATGGCATTTCACTACGCAAAGCAAGTATACAGTTAAATCAGGGATTTGGTGCATTTGGAACGTATCACCTGGTACCTCCAAGTACCGTTCAAGGAAAACGTGCAGTATCCGAGAGTGTGATGTTGATAGACTGGTGGCGTATTGAACAGAGTTTCAATGGAAGATAGGTTCATATGAATCATACCTACGGGCCATGATATTCATCTgctaaaacttttgtttttttatgccTGATAATAGGGACAGAGATCCCGGTTTAGTGCCCATTCTTCAGTTTTACAAGGACATATTTTGTCAATCAATCGATCGTTTCATCTGCCATGCATTCACAGGCGAGATAGTATATGTTTCCTTAAAGTACAAGAACGTTGTCTCTTCATTTTAAGGGGGATTTTTTAACTTGATGATCCACAGGTTCCGAAGGAAATTTGCTGAGAAGCCAAACTAAGACAACGCCAACGAGAGCACCAGAGAGATGAGCAATGTGATTAACAGTCTGTAAAGAATAGCCACCATATATAGTTCCTGATAATCCAGCCGAAGCCTGAGCTGCTTCCATTACCTATGAGAGAGAATCAATGAAGTAAAACAAATTTAGATACGGTGCCCTGAGC contains:
- the LOC104736592 gene encoding uncharacterized protein LOC104736592, which gives rise to MAIRLPEICLLGSLMVIAIAADLTLDRYRNTALPNIPIIQGKKGPSTMSVCRRTTNLLLPPITTTTGVMDSQAQVFRSEFLRVLHSRRSSEVPLITNTSNPVENPLFQSDVPSTKAIESCPKEDIGDLKEMLKEENLHLHTEDAEQGRLPLLILSLKKSSEQRRPAIVFMHGGTTNKEWLRPWLEAYASRGYVAIGLDSRYHGERAYNCKTAMIDALISSWKNGNTMPFIFDTVWDLIKLAEYLTKRDDIDPKRIGITGISLGGMQAWFAAAADTRYSVAVPLIGVQGFRWAIDNDVSPVLKPLFEEARIDLGKNVIDKEVVDKVWNRIAPGLASKFDSPYSLPVIAPRPLYILNGAMDPGAPLGGLEVPLKRAEKAYRKTGSPGNFKFKAEDGVGHEVTSFMIKESSDWFDKFLKQGDTTCK
- the LOC104736595 gene encoding rhomboid-like protein 11, chloroplastic: MSQLHLHLHLHGHYLYLPHSSLRSRFPSSPYLHLFGAAFSSTNPPLSLSLNSTKSTVSCPLTVVRSRFSEPGEDSFSDITPQYVLSKTQDKQKPQKLANGIFLIILINLAIFMAEHFYQVRWIKSLYLYSDFPVWYQFVTATFRYGISLQISSLFSSRRLPPPQLPPNPLDSTETRSASTSSTISCHLNSRFGYLYYTKFVSIETQKQPWSRFGVFVDEDQNKTL